The region CCGCCACCTGGCTGCGCTGGTCGCCTTCGGCCTGCACGACCACCCGCTGCATGCGGCCCTGGTTGGGGAAGTCGTTGACATAGGCTGAGCCGATGGCCGAGGACAGCACATTACCCACGTCCGCGAAGGAGACCCCAAGGGCGTTGGCCTGCTTGCGGTCAACCTGCAACTGCACTTGCGGCGCTTCAGCCAGGGCGCTTTCGCGCACGTTGGCCAGGATCGGGCTTTTCTCGGCGGCCGCCAGCAACTCGGTACGTGCCTGCATCAACGCGGCATGGCCGACACCGCCACGGTCCTGCAAGCGGAACTCGAAACCGCTGGAGGTGCCAAGGCCGTCCACGGGCGGTGGCAGGATCGCAAAGGCAATCGCATCCTTAAGCTCGCCGAAAGCGGCGTTGGCGCGGTCGGCAATGGCCGAGGCCGAATCCTCGCTGCTGCGTTTCGACCAATCCTTGAGCGTGGTAAACGCCAGCGCCGCGTTCTGCCCGGAACCGGAAAAACTGAAGCCCATGATCATGGTGGTATCGCCCACCCCAGGCTCCTCGGCGTTATGCGCTTCGATCTGCTCGGCCACCTGCACCGTGCGGTTCTTGCTCGCACCCGGCGGCAACTGGATATCGGTAATGGTGTAACCCTGGTCCTCCACCGGCAGGAACGAAGAGGGCAGGCGGCTGAACATCCACCCCAGGCCCACCAGCAATACCAGGTAGATCAGCAGGTAACGGCCGCTGCGCTTGAGGGCATAGGCCACCCAGCCTTCATAACGGTCCGTGAAGCTTTCAAAACGTTTGTTGAACCAGCCGAAAAAGCCGCTTTTGGCGTGGTGCTCGCCCTTGGCAATCGGTTTAAGCAAGGTAGCGCATAAGGCCGGGGTCAACGTCAGGGCGAGGAACGCCGAGAACAGGATCGAGGTTGCCATCGACAGCGAGAACTGCTGGTAGATCACCCCGACCGAACCCGGCATGAACGCCATTGGCAGAAACACCGCGACCAACACCAGGGTGATACCGACGATGGCCCCGGTAATCTGGCCCATGGCCTTGCGCGTTGCCTCTTTGGGCGACAAGCCCTCGGTGACCATGATGCGCTCGACGTTCTCCACTACCACAATCGCATCGTCCACCAGGATGCCGATCGCCAGCACCATGCCGAACATGGTCAGCACGTTGATCGAGAAGCCCAGCAACAACATGGTGGCGAAGGTGCCCATCAGTGCAATGGGCACCACCAGCGTCGGGATCAAGGTATAGCGCACGTTCTGCAGGAACAGGTACATCACCGCAAACACCAGCGCCATCGCCTCGAGCAAGGTGTAGACCACTTTGGTAATCGAGACCTTGACGAAGGGCGAGGTGTCGTACGGGATCTTGTACTCCACGTTGGCCGGGAAGTAGCGCGACAGCTCGTCCATCTTCGCCCGCACCAGGGTCGCCGTTTTCAGCGCGTTGGCGCCCGGCGACAGCTGCACACTGACGGCGGTGGATGGCTTGCCGTTCAGGCGTGTGGAGAACTGGTATTCCTGGCTGCCGATCTCCACCCGCGCCACGTCGCCGATACGCACGGTGGAGCCGTCAGGGTTGGCTTTGAGCACGATGTCGGCGAATTCCGCCGGCGTCGACAGTTGGCCCTTGACCAGGATGGCGGCGGTGATTTCCTGGGTCTTGGTACCCGGCAAATCACCGATGCTGCCCGCCGAGACCTGGGCGTTCTGCGCGCTGATTGCAGCGTTCACGTCGGCCGGGGTGAGGTTGAAGCCAATCAACTTCTGCGGGTCGATCCAGATACGCATGGCGCGCTCGGCGCCATACAGCTGGGCTTTGCCCACACCGTCCAGGCGCTTGAGCTCGTTCATCACGTTGCGTGCCAGGTAATCGCTGAGCGCGACGTCATCGAGCTTGCCGTCGTTGGAGGTCAGGGTGACCAGCAGCAGGAAGCCAGCGGAAACCTTTTCCACCTGCAAGCCTTGCTGGGTCACCGCTTGCGGCAAGCGCGGCTCTACCGCTTTAAGGCGGTTTTGCACATCAACCTGGGCCATTTCCGGGTTGGTGCCCGGCTGGAAGGTGGCGGTGATCGTGGCCGAACCCAGGCTGCTCTGGGATTCGAAATACAGCAGGTGATCGGCGCCGTTGAGCTCCTGCTCAATCAGGCTGACTACGCTTTCATCCAGGGTCTGGGCCGAAGCGCCCGGGTACACCGCGTAGATTTCCACCTTTGGCGGCGCCACGTTGGGGTACTGCGCGACTGGCAACTGCGGGATGGCGAGCGCGCCGGCCAGCAAGATAAACAGGGCGACCACCCAGGCGAAAATCGGGCGGTCAATAAAGAACTGCGGCATGGCGGGTTATTCCTTTACGAGCTGGCCAGGGGCCGGGCTGTCGTCCACTTCGACTTTTTCACCGGGGCGCGCGTGTTGCAGGCCTTCGACGATGATGCGATCACCGGGCTTGAGGCCGCTGCTGACGATCCAGCGATCCTCGACGACCGCGCCCAGCTCCACCGGCTGTTGGCTGACGGTCTGCTCGGCGTCCAACAGCAGCACCATCGGGATGCCGGCGCTGTCGCGCGTAATGGCGCGTTGCGGCACGCTGATGCCTTGCTTATCAACCGCTTGTTCCAGGCGCACGCGCACAAAACTGCCGGGCAGCAGGTCGAGGTCCGGGTTGGGGAACTCGCTGCGCAGGATGATCTGCCCGGTGCCCGGGTCGACGCTGATCTCGGCAAACAGCAATTTGCCCGGCAGCGGGTACAGGCTGCCGTCGTCCTGGATCAGCGTGGCCTTGGCCTGGTCCTGGCCGACCTGCTTCAAGCTGCCGGCACGGAAGGCGCGGCGCAGGTCATTCAGCTCGCGGGTCGACTGGGTCAGGTCAGCGTGAATCGGGTCCAGTTGCTGGATGATCGCCAGTGGCGTGGCTTCGTTCTGGCCCACCAGTGCACCCTCGGTCACCAGCGCGCGGCCGATTCGGCCGGAGATCGGCGCAGTGACGGTGGCGTAGCCCAGGTTCAGCTTCGCACGCTCGACGGCAGCCTTATTAGCGGCGACTTCGGCGTTGGTCTGGCGCACGGCGGCGCGGGCATTGTCGTAGTCCTGGCCGCTGATGGCATTGCCTTCTACCAACTGGCTGTAGCGCTGTTCTTGCAGGCGTGCCTGGAAGGCATTGGCCTGGGCCTTGTCCAGGTTGGCCCGAGCGCTGTCCAGGTCAGCCTTGAACGGGGCCGGGTCAATGCGAAACAGCACATCGCCCTGTTTCACGTCGTGGCCTTCCTTGAACACGCGCTGCATGACCACGCCAGCGACCCGTGCACGCACTTCGGCAATGCGCGGTGCGGCGATTCGCCCGCTCAGTTCGCTGGTGATGGAGAGGGGTTTGGCCTGCAGGGTTTCGATGCGGACTTTGGCCAAGGGCATTTCCGGCGCGTCATCGGCCGACTTGCCACAAGCACTCAGTGCCAGCGTCAAGGCCAGCAGGCAAAACGGCGCAAACAGATTCTTCGACATGCTCATATCCCAATATTGACTGGCGCATCCTAAAGTCACCTGCGCCGCGGTGCTGTGAAGCTCTGTAGCCCGTCTGTGAAGAAATGTAAGGTGCGGCGCGCTGAGCGCCGGGGGCGTATATCCTTGCACAATCCTGCAACACACCAACAAACCGCATTATTTGGAAACACCATGCCCAACATCCTTCTGGTGGAAGATGACGCCGCGCTCTCCGAGCTGATTGCCAGTTACCTGGAACGTAATGGCTACCACGTCAGCGTACTCAGCCGTGGCGATCACGTTCGCGAGCGCGCACGCCTTAACCCGCCGGACCTGGTGATCCTCGACCTGATGTTGCCGGGGCTTGACGGCCTGCAGGTGTGTCGCTTGCTGCGTGCCGACTCGGCGGGCTTGCCGATCCTGATGCTCACCGCGCGAGACGACAGCCACGATCAGGTGCTGGGCCTGGAAATGGGCGCTGACGACTATGTCACCAAGCCCTGCGAGCCGCGCGTATTGCTGGCGCGAGTGCGCACCTTGTTGCGCCGCAGCAGCCTGTCCGACCCCCAGGTTGCCAACGACCAGATCATCATGGGCAACCTGTGTATCGACCTGTCCGAACGCACGGTGACGTGGCGCGAGCAAGCGGTGGAGCTGTCCAGCGGTGAATACAACCTGCTGGTGGTGCTGGCCCGGCATGCCGGTGAAGTGCTCAGCCGCGACCAGATTCTGCAACGCCTGCGCGGTATCGAGTTCAACGGTACCGACCGCTCGGTGGACGTGGCCATTTCCAAGCTGCGCCGTAAGTTCGACGACCATGCCGGCGAAGCGCGCAAGATCAAGACCGTGTGGGGCAAGGGTTACTTGTTCAGCCGTTCCGAGTGGGAATGCTGATCCATGTTTCGTGCGCTGCTACGCCTCTACCTGATCACCATCGTCACCTACAGTGCGGCGATCTACCTGATTCCCAAACTGGTGATCAAGGTGTTCGAACATCGCTACATGAACTACAACGTCGAGCAGAGTGGCGGTCAGCAAAAGCTGATCGTTGAACACTATCTGCGCGTGCCGGTGGAGCACTGGTCAGAGGTCACCGCGCAACTGGGCCGTGACTTTGCGCCGCTGAAAGTGCAACTGCTGCTGCGCCAGGACGCGAGTTACACCCCTGAAGAAGAGCACCTGCTGGAGCAAGGCAAACCGGTGATCCGCCTGGGAGAGTGGGGCTGGATGGATCAAATCAGTTCACCGGTCAACGATCAATTTGTGGTCAAGCTGACGATCCCGCCCGACCCGCTGGACATGAACCTGCTGTACTGGTCGATGAACGTGTTGATCGGTGCTGCGCTGCTGGCGTGCCTGCTGTTTTGGCTGCGCCCGCATTGGCGCGACCTGGAGCGCCTGAAGACCACCGCCGTCCAGTTGGGCAGGGGCAACCTGGCTGAGCGTACGCACATTCCCGCCAGGTCCAACATCGGCAGCCTGGCCACGGTGTTTGACACCATGGCCGACGATATCGAGCGCCTGCTCAACCAGCAGCGTGACCTGCTCAATGCGGTCTCCCACGAACTGCGCACACCGCTGACGCGCCTGGACTTCGGCCTGGCCCTGGCCCTGTCGGAAGACTTGCCCCAGGCCAGTCGCGAGCGTCTGCAAAGCCTCGTTGCGCACATCCGCGAGCTGGACGAATTAGTGCTGGAATTGCTCTCCTACAGCCGCCTGCAAAACCCGGCGCAGTTGCCGGAGCGTGTGGAAGTGGTGCTCGACGAGTTTATCGACAGCGTGCTGGGCAGCGTCGATGACGAGTTGGAAAACCCCGAGATTGTCATCGATGTGGCGCTCGACTGTGCCGTGGAGCGCGTCAGCCTCGACCCGCGCCTCACGGCCCGCGCCCTGCAGAACCTGCTGCGCAATGCCACGCGGTATTGCGACAAGCGCATCCAGGTAGGCGTCAAGGTCTGTGCCAATGGCTGTGAAATCTGGGTGGATGACGATGGCATCGGCATTCCCGTGGACCAGCGTGAGCGTATTTTCGAGCCGTTTTACCGCCTGGACCGTAGCCGCGACCGCGCCACTGGCGGCTTCGGCCTGGGCTTGGCGATCAGTCGGCGTGCGATGGAAGCCCAGGGCGGCACGTTAACGGCGCTGGCATCGCCGCTGGGCGGTGCGCGGTTTCGCGTGTGGTTGCCCAGCGTCGGCTGATCAGAGCACCTTGACGGCGCGGCCGATGGCCTGGATCGGCCCGGTCGGCTTGCCGGTCTGCGAACCACGCGGGTCTTCCAGGGTCAGCTCGAACAGCTGGTTTGGCGTGAGGGGTGGCAGTTTGTCCAAGGGCACCGACAGGGTCTGCCCCGGTTTGACCAGGCCCAGTGATACGGGGCCTTGCCAGCCATCGCCTTTGGTCCAGAATTGCAGGGCCTTGTCGGCCGGCACGTCCATCACGCCCAACGGAATCAACTGGATCTGTTGAGTATTGCTGGCCTGGATGACCCAACCCGGTGCCTGGCTTTGAGGCGCCACCAGCACCACCACAAAGGTCGGTTCAGCGCTGGGCGGGCGGGTCAGCAGCAGCGCGGCCAGTACCAGTGTGGTGACCAGCCCCGCACCGGCCAAACCGCGCCAGAGTGCAAGCAGGTTCCACCAGGGCTCGCGGGTATCGGCGCGCCCAACAGTGCGTTCGATGCGCCGCCATAGCTGTGCGGACGGGGGGACCGGTTCGGCCAATGCCGTCAGGGGCAACAGGCGTTGTTCCCAGGCGTCCACCGCCGTGCGCAACGCGGCGTCGTGTTGCAGGCGTCGTTCAACCTCGGCGCGCTGTTCAAAGGGCAGGGTGCCCAGCACGTATTCGCTGGCCAGTTCGTCCAATGGGTTACTCATGCCATGCACTCCCGCAGCGCGGCGAGGCTACGTTTGATCCAGGCTTTGACGGTCCCCAGCGGGGTGTCCAGTTTCTGCGCGATTTCACTCTGGGAATAGCCGTCGACATAGGCGTGGAGGATGCAACGGCGGCGGGCCGGGTCTAGCTGTTCCAGGCAATGGTGAATCTGCCCGCTGCGTGCGCTGAACTCAACGGCGTCGTCGTCGGCGGCGGCGAGGTCGTCATGTTCCTCGCCTAACGGCACCTCGCGGTGATGATTGCGCACGAAATTCAAGGCCAGGTGCCGGGTCACGCTGAATACCCAGCCACGCGCCGAACCGCGGTCGGGGTCGAAGCTGGCGGCGCCGCGCCAGATCTTGATAAACGCGTCGTGCACGATGTCCTCGGCCAGGGCTTTGTCGCGGGCAATGCGCAAGGCCACGCCGAGCAGACGGCTGCTGTCCTGCTCATACAGCCGACGCAGGGCGCGTTGATCGCCACGCGCGCAGGCCAGAAGGCAGGCTTCGTAGTCAAAAGGGGCTTCAGGCAAGGACCGGGGTTTCCGCCGCAAGAACATGATCAATGCCCCGACCCAAAGGTCGGGGCGCCAGCGCATTAGCCTAGCTGAATGTGCTCAGTTGGCTGCCCAGAATATGTAGTCGGCCTGGTATTTCACCACTTCCTGCTTGCCCTTGTTGGCGGCGGTGCACGCGGTACTCGGCGCCACGCCCCCTTTAAGAGCGACCCGCTGGATATAACTTACGCCAGTCATCGCACCCTTGCCCTCGGCCGGGTTGGCCTTGACCAACTGATAGGGCAGGTTGCCCGCACCCGACGGCGCCACCGCCAATTGGGTGCCGGTGACCTTTGAACCGTCCTTGGCTTGCCAGGTGGCCGGCGGGCCGAAGTAGGTGCCCACTGGCTTGCCGCTGCGGTCATTCAGTACCGCTTTGGGGCCGACGAAGGTCCATTCGGTCTGGCCGGCAGCGTTAGCTTTGTCGCGGCATTCGTAGGTGATTTCGCCGACGCCGGTGGTCTCCAGCGCCACCTTGTGGCCATCCGGCACCTTGATGCTGTCGGGTAAACCGGTTTGGGCAAAGGCGGTGGGGGCGCCGAGGAGCAAACCAGTCAGGCAGAGCAATGCTTTAGCGTTCATCGGGACTTCTCCATTGAGTAGAACAGCAGGGTTGCTGTGGGTACTACCCATGAGCCGCCTGATTGGATGCACCGGTTAGAAAATAAAATGCGAAGGGCGCACACTGTGCACCCGCTTTACCCGAGGAGAGATTGGCAATGACTGGTATTCACGCGTCTGCTCAACAAGGGTTTTCTACCCAGGCCGTCGCTTACGCCCACGGTCGACCGGACTATCCACGGCAACTCACCGGCTGGTTGAGCGACACACTGGGTATTAGCGCGCAGTCGACGGTCATCGACCTGGGCGCCGGCACCGGCAAGTTCACCCGCTTGCTCAATACCCTGGCGCCCACGCTGATTGCCGTGGAGCCGGTGCCGGCAATGGGCGCGCAGTTGAGCAAGCTGCTGCCGGATGTGCACCTGGTCAATGGCACCGCCGAAGCGATTCCGCTGGAAAGCGCCGTTGCGGATGCGGTGGTGTGCGCACAAGCCTTCCACTGGTTTGCCACCGAGGCGGCCGTGGCGGAAATCCACCGGGTACTCAAACCGGATGGACGCCTGGGATTGGTGTGGAATGTGCGCGACGAGTCGGTGGATTGGGTCGCCGCCATGACTGAAATCATCACGCCATACGAAGGTGACACGCCGCGCTTTCACAGCGGCCGTTGGCGCGAAGCCTTCACCGGCAAGTATTTTTCCGCGCCCGAAATCACCTGCTTTCCCTATCAACATGTGGGCAGCCCTCAGGAAGTGATCATGGATCGCTTTCTGTCGGTGAGCTTCATCGCGGCGCTGCCTGCCGCGCAAAAGGCCACGGTGACTGCGCAATTGCTCACGCTGATCGACACCCATCCTGCTTTGCGCGGGCGCGATACGGTAGCTTTTCAGTACCAGACTCAAGCCTACGTCTGCCATCGGCTGACAGAAAAAGCATAAAGTCAGATCATATTGATATAAGTCGTTATAAGAAAAATCGCTATCCTGCGGCCAGAAATTTATAAGGCCGCGGGTAGCTGCAATGGATGTAGGTAATATTGGTTTTGTAATCGCTGGCCTGATCGTTGGTTTTATCGTGGGCATGACGGGTGTAGGTGGGGGCTCTTTGATGACCCCGATCCTGTTGTGGTTCGGCATTAACCCGGCCACCGCCGTGGGCACCGACCTGTTGTACGCCGCCATCACCAAGTCCGGTGGTGTGCTGGTACACAGCAAGAACAAGAACATCGACTGGACCATCACCGGCTGGCTGACCCTGGGCAGTGTGCCCGCCGTGCTGCTGACCTTGTGGTTCCTCGCCAGCCTGCACACCGACCCCAGCGCGATGAACGCGGTGATCAAGCAAGCCCTTGGCGTGGTGCTGCTGTTGACCGCCCTGGCGATCCTGTTCAAGAAAAGCCTGTTGGCCTTCGCCCAGCGCCATGCCGGCGATGACTACCACATGAGCCCGCGTAACCTGAACGCGCTGACGGTGGTCACCGGCGCAATCCTGGGCACCATGGTAGCCTTGACCTCTATCGGCGCCGGCGCCCTGGGCACCGTCGCGCTGTTTATCCTGTACCCGTTTCTGGCGACGCGACGTTTAGTCGGCACCGAGATCGCCCATGCCGTGCCGTTGACCCTGGTGGCGGGCCTGGGCCACGCCAGCATGGGTAATATGGACTGGCACCTGCTGGGCTTTTTGCTGATGGGGTCGCTGCCGGGGATTTACCTCGGCAGCCACATGACCGGCAAAGTCCCGGACGGCGTATTACGCCCATGCCTGGCGATCATGTTGATGACCATCGGCTACAAGCTGGCGTTCTAAGGCGTACGCCATTCAAGTGTGGGAGCGGGCCTGCTCCCACCTGTTTTCCGCGTCAGATTTTGGCCGGGCCGTTGCCGATCTGCCATACAAACGGTGGCTCGGTGCCGTTGATCACCCAATCACCCACGATGCGCGCCTTGTAGATCACCGGGTTGTGGGATGACACGGTGCGCGCATTGCGCCAGTGGCGGTCGAGGGCTTTACCCTGGCGCACGTCCGAGGCCCCCAGTGCGTTGAACAATTCGCTGGTGGCACGCTGGATCAGCGCTGACACCACCACCTGCGCCGTCGCTGATTCAATCTCGGCAGCCACATTAGCTGCACGTTCTGCGGCGTCATCCCCGGCAAATCGCGCCAAGTAAGCCTGTTGCGCCGGCACTGCAGCTTTAAGCGCGCTGGCCTCGGCGGCGTAGATCAGTGCTGCCACCTCACCGACGACTTGTTGAACCTGCGCATCCTGGCTGACGTGGGCGGCATTGCCATGGCTGTAAATGCGTTTGCGACTGCGCACCTGATGCGCCACGTCGTTGAGCGCGGCGCGACCAATGCCGGCCAGGCTCGCCAGCAGCACCAACTGGTAAAACGCCGTCTGGTATTTGAAACGGGTGGCAAAATCGATGAGGTTTTCCGTTTCGACGATGGCGTCGGTAAAGCGCGTGGTGCCGCTGCCGGTGGTGCGCTGGCCGAAGCCGTCCCAGTCATCGCTTTGCACCACGCCGGGTTGGCGCGTGCGGGTGGCGGCAATCACGTCGCCACCGGTGTCGCTGCGCTGGGCATATACGTCGATCCAGTCGGAGAAAATGCTGCCGGTGCTGTAGAACTTTTCGCCGTTGAGTTTCCATTGGTCACCGTCGGGGCTGACCTGGGTGACGACGTCGCCGATCGCGACATTGCCGATTTCAGTCCAGGCGCAGCCGACGATATCGCCATCGACAAAACGCTTGAACCACAGGTCGCGACCCGCGCTCGGTGGTGCATTCAGGCGGTCTTCGGCAAAGGCGAAGTGGCCGCGCAGGGCCTGGGGCACGTTGGAGTCGGCGGCGGCCAATTCAATCAGCAGTTCGAACAACTGCGGCAGGGACGCACCACCACCGCCGTATTCCACCGGCACCCGCACCGCGCCAAAGCCGGCCTCCTTGAGCCATTGAATCGGCTCATGGGGCAGGGTACGGCTTTGTTCACGCGCCAGTGCGCCGTCGGCGATACGCTGGAATATCGGCCGAAAACGTGCGGCCAGGGTGGGGTAATCGACGCCGGTGGACAGCGGGTTGATGACGTGTTGCTCGGTCATGGGGTACGGCTCCTGGGCAGTGATCAAGTGTTACGGTGATTGCACAGTCCGTGCCGGGTTCTTCAGCCCGTATTCAGGGGCAAAGGGTGCAATTCACTGTTGCTCCAGCAACAGTGTTTCGACAAACCGGCGCGATCCCTGACATTCGTCGCCCAGCGACCCAGCGCTGTGTTTCTTGCCGCGATGCCCATGGCCCGGGCGTTTGCCAAGGCCTGGCACGCTTGCTGCTCAACCCTTCGGTACATTCCTTTGTGCGAGGTATCGCTAGATGAGTCAGCAAGCCGTGAAATTTGCCTACTGGGTGCCCAACGTGAGCGGTGGGTTGGTGGTGAGCAAGATTGAACAACGCACCCATTGGGGTATTGACTACAACCGCAAACTGGCGCAGTTGGCCGAAGCGGCAGGCTTTGAATATGGCCTGACGCAAATTCGCTTCACCGCAGGCTACGGCGCCGAAAACCAGCATGAATCCGTGGCGTTCAGCCATGCGCTGCTGGCGGCCACCACCACGCTCAAGGTCATCGCCGCGATCTTGCCCGGCCCATGGCAGCCGGCGCTGGCGGCCAAGCAACTGGCGACTATCGACCAGCTCACCAACGGCCGTATCGCGGTGAATATCGTCAGTGGCTGGTTCAAGGGCGAATTCCAGGCCATCGGTGAGCCGTGGCTGGAGCACGATGAGCGCTATCGCCGCTCCGAGGAATTTATCCGCGCGCTGAAGGGCATCTGGAGCCAGGACGATTTCACCTTCAAGGGCGACTTCTACCGTTTCAACAACTACACCCTCAAGCCCAAGCCGCTGGGCCAGCCGGAAGTCTTCCAGGGCGGCAGCTCGCGGGCGGCGCGGGACATGGCCGCACGCGTGTCGGACTGGTACTTCACCAACGGCAACACGCCGGAAGGCATCAAGGCCCAGGTGGATGACATTCGTACCAAGGCTGCCGCGAATAACCATTCGGTCAAAGTCGGCGTGAATGCCTTTGTGATCGCCCGCGACACCGAGGAAGAAGCCCGCGCCGTGCTCGCAGAAATCATCGACAAGGCCGACCCCGAGGCGGTGAATGCGTTTGGTGATGCCGCCAAGCAGGCAGGCAAGGCCTCGCCGGAAGGTGAGGGCAACTGGGCCAAGTCCAGCTTCGAAGACCTGGTGCAATACAACGACGGCTTCAAGACCAACCTGATCGGCACCCCGCAGCAGATTGCCGAGCGCATCGTTGCGCTCAAGGCCGTGGGCGTTGACCTGGTGCTGGCCGGCTTCCTGCACTTCCAGGAGGAAGTCGAGTACTTCGGCAAACGCGTGTTGCCGCTGGTTCGCGAGCTGGAAGCCAAAGCCGGGATCAAGCAAGTGGCTTGAAAAGCACAACCGCCGCACGCAATTTGTTATTGCCGAACCGGCACATTCGCTCGAACTCCCCATGGCTGACCGGCAGGTGCTGGCAGTCCAGGGGCTGGCGATGCTGGCTGTGGTCTACATCGGGGTCGTGCAGGTAAACGAAGTCCTCGTCGCAATCGGTGACCATCACCCAATGGGGCGATTTGGAGCGGGTGAGGCGGTAGCTGCTGATCAACACCAGCGGCTGTCCGCCGTCCTGCAATACTTGAGGTAAATCCAGCGCGCCGCCGAGCACCTGCTCAACATCGCTGCCTGCCAGCTCTTCCTCAAACGCCTCGTGGACCAGGC is a window of Pseudomonas antarctica DNA encoding:
- the sfnG gene encoding dimethylsulfone monooxygenase SfnG, which codes for MSQQAVKFAYWVPNVSGGLVVSKIEQRTHWGIDYNRKLAQLAEAAGFEYGLTQIRFTAGYGAENQHESVAFSHALLAATTTLKVIAAILPGPWQPALAAKQLATIDQLTNGRIAVNIVSGWFKGEFQAIGEPWLEHDERYRRSEEFIRALKGIWSQDDFTFKGDFYRFNNYTLKPKPLGQPEVFQGGSSRAARDMAARVSDWYFTNGNTPEGIKAQVDDIRTKAAANNHSVKVGVNAFVIARDTEEEARAVLAEIIDKADPEAVNAFGDAAKQAGKASPEGEGNWAKSSFEDLVQYNDGFKTNLIGTPQQIAERIVALKAVGVDLVLAGFLHFQEEVEYFGKRVLPLVRELEAKAGIKQVA
- a CDS encoding acyl-CoA dehydrogenase family protein, with product MTEQHVINPLSTGVDYPTLAARFRPIFQRIADGALAREQSRTLPHEPIQWLKEAGFGAVRVPVEYGGGGASLPQLFELLIELAAADSNVPQALRGHFAFAEDRLNAPPSAGRDLWFKRFVDGDIVGCAWTEIGNVAIGDVVTQVSPDGDQWKLNGEKFYSTGSIFSDWIDVYAQRSDTGGDVIAATRTRQPGVVQSDDWDGFGQRTTGSGTTRFTDAIVETENLIDFATRFKYQTAFYQLVLLASLAGIGRAALNDVAHQVRSRKRIYSHGNAAHVSQDAQVQQVVGEVAALIYAAEASALKAAVPAQQAYLARFAGDDAAERAANVAAEIESATAQVVVSALIQRATSELFNALGASDVRQGKALDRHWRNARTVSSHNPVIYKARIVGDWVINGTEPPFVWQIGNGPAKI